A genome region from Clostridium pasteurianum includes the following:
- the mutS gene encoding DNA mismatch repair protein MutS, whose product MGISPMMQQYLNIKENYKDCILFFRVGDFYEMFFDDAETASRELELVLTGKDCGLKDRAPMCGIPHHAYAIYASKLICKGYKVAIAEQMEDPALAKGLVKRDVIKVLTPGTYTDSSFLEDTKNNYIMSLFVDSKNTAMCFADISTGEFNCTETEFDFEVILNEISKFAPKEIIIQESINDKLIDKIKERFSIVYNKFNDDYFEEYKNQNLKAQFSNFEDVTMTDTLKNCANGLIRYIVDTQKTALTHIDEIQKYEILDFLSIDINSRRNLELTETLKDKSKKGSLLWVLDKTSTAMGGRQIRRWIDRPLIDKAKIDLRLNAVEEMLNNISTSEDLKELLKQVYDIERLAGKISGKSVNAKEMISLRGSIEKLPQIKKIIKTFKSKLLVKMEDNLDDLSDIYELLSKSINDNPALSIKEGNIIKDGYNKEIDELRLAKSHGKEWIATLENSEREITGIKSLKVSYNKVFGYYIEVTKSNLDLVPEGRYIRKQTLTNSERYITPELKEMEEKILGAEEKLVLLEYKMFTEIRDKVEEQIDRIKASARILAELDCISSFAEVARENNYCKPLIKIDGNIDIKDGRHPVVEKVISNGNFVANDTSINNTDNVMMLITGPNMAGKSTYMRQVALIVLMAQIGSFVPASSAEISICDKIFTRIGASDDLNAGKSTFMVEMWEVSNILKNATKNSLILLDEVGRGTSTYDGLSIAWAVIEYICKNKNLKCKTLFATHYHELTSLEGKISGLKNYSIAVKKVNDDIIFLRKIIPKGADESYGIEVAKIAGLPEEVLTRAREILKDLESKNRNNKDKKLKKAEKYEEEAAVALEKPKENYQIDFNYIEKENILNELKETEIVEMNPIECMNKLYEFIKRAKNL is encoded by the coding sequence ATGGGCATATCACCTATGATGCAGCAATATTTAAATATTAAAGAAAATTATAAAGATTGTATTCTATTTTTTAGAGTTGGCGATTTCTATGAAATGTTTTTTGATGATGCAGAAACCGCTTCGAGAGAATTAGAACTTGTTCTTACAGGTAAAGACTGCGGGCTTAAGGATAGGGCTCCCATGTGTGGTATACCACATCATGCTTATGCTATTTACGCAAGTAAGCTTATTTGTAAGGGCTATAAAGTTGCAATAGCAGAGCAGATGGAAGATCCAGCACTAGCTAAAGGGCTTGTAAAAAGAGATGTTATAAAAGTACTTACACCTGGAACTTATACGGATTCTTCTTTTCTTGAGGATACAAAAAATAACTACATAATGTCATTATTTGTAGATAGTAAAAATACAGCAATGTGCTTTGCAGATATATCTACAGGTGAATTTAATTGTACTGAAACTGAATTTGATTTTGAAGTTATACTAAATGAAATATCAAAGTTTGCACCAAAAGAAATAATCATTCAGGAAAGCATAAATGATAAACTCATAGATAAAATAAAGGAAAGATTTAGTATTGTTTATAACAAGTTCAATGATGACTATTTTGAAGAGTATAAAAATCAAAATTTAAAAGCACAATTTTCAAATTTCGAGGATGTTACAATGACAGATACTCTTAAAAATTGTGCCAATGGACTTATAAGATATATAGTTGATACTCAAAAAACTGCACTTACACATATTGATGAAATTCAAAAATACGAAATACTTGATTTTTTAAGTATAGACATAAATTCAAGAAGAAACTTGGAGCTTACAGAAACTTTAAAAGATAAGAGTAAAAAAGGTTCTCTTCTTTGGGTGCTTGATAAAACCAGTACAGCAATGGGTGGTAGACAAATTAGACGGTGGATAGATAGACCTTTAATAGATAAAGCCAAAATAGATTTAAGACTTAATGCAGTGGAAGAAATGCTGAATAACATATCCACTAGTGAAGATTTAAAGGAATTACTCAAACAAGTATATGATATAGAAAGACTTGCTGGAAAAATATCAGGTAAAAGTGTAAATGCCAAGGAAATGATATCCCTTAGAGGATCTATTGAAAAATTACCTCAAATAAAAAAAATTATAAAAACTTTTAAGTCAAAACTTTTGGTGAAAATGGAAGATAATCTTGATGATCTCAGCGATATATACGAACTTTTATCTAAATCTATAAATGACAATCCAGCTTTATCCATAAAAGAGGGTAATATAATAAAGGATGGTTATAATAAAGAAATAGATGAACTAAGATTAGCCAAGTCTCATGGAAAAGAGTGGATAGCAACTTTAGAAAACTCTGAAAGAGAAATAACTGGGATAAAGTCATTAAAGGTTAGTTACAATAAAGTTTTTGGATATTATATAGAAGTAACTAAATCAAATCTAGATTTAGTGCCAGAAGGAAGGTATATAAGAAAGCAAACTTTAACTAATAGTGAGCGATATATAACACCTGAACTTAAAGAAATGGAAGAAAAAATACTTGGAGCTGAAGAAAAATTAGTACTTTTAGAATATAAAATGTTTACCGAAATAAGAGATAAAGTAGAAGAACAAATTGATAGAATAAAAGCTAGTGCTAGAATTTTAGCGGAGCTTGATTGCATATCTTCATTTGCTGAAGTAGCCAGGGAAAATAATTATTGCAAGCCACTAATTAAAATTGATGGTAACATTGATATAAAAGATGGGAGACATCCAGTTGTTGAAAAAGTTATTTCAAATGGAAATTTTGTAGCCAATGATACTTCAATAAACAATACAGATAATGTAATGATGCTTATAACAGGACCTAATATGGCCGGAAAATCCACATATATGCGTCAGGTTGCTCTTATTGTACTCATGGCACAGATAGGAAGCTTTGTACCTGCAAGTTCTGCTGAGATTTCAATTTGTGATAAAATTTTCACAAGAATAGGAGCTTCTGATGATTTAAATGCAGGCAAAAGTACTTTTATGGTGGAAATGTGGGAAGTATCAAATATACTTAAGAATGCTACTAAAAACAGTCTTATACTTCTAGATGAGGTAGGTCGTGGAACAAGTACTTATGACGGTTTAAGCATAGCGTGGGCAGTTATAGAGTACATATGCAAAAATAAGAATTTAAAATGCAAAACACTCTTTGCTACTCATTATCATGAACTTACAAGCCTTGAAGGAAAAATAAGCGGATTAAAAAATTATTCTATTGCAGTAAAAAAAGTCAATGACGATATAATTTTCTTGAGAAAAATAATTCCCAAGGGTGCTGATGAATCTTATGGTATAGAGGTTGCGAAGATTGCAGGATTACCGGAAGAAGTTTTAACTAGGGCAAGGGAAATATTAAAAGACTTAGAAAGCAAAAATAGGAATAACAAAGATAAAAAATTAAAAAAAGCAGAAAAGTATGAGGAAGAAGCAGCCGTAGCCCTTGAAAAGCCAAAGGAAAATTATCAAATTGATTTTAATTATATTGAAAAAGAAAATATACTAAATGAACTTAAAGAAACAGAAATTGTAGAAATGAACCCTATAGAATGTATGAATAAGCTTTACGAATTTATAAAACGCGCTAAAAATCTGTAG
- the mutL gene encoding DNA mismatch repair endonuclease MutL, which yields MRINVLSEDTSNKIAAGEVVERPASVVKELVENSIDAGAKTINIEIENGGRTLIKILDDGSGIYKDDIEKAFMPHATSKISKIQDIYAINTLGFRGEALPSIAAVSKTILKSRTKDNEFGREISISGGNIDYIKDCGTNIGTNIEVRDLFYNVPARAKFLKSPAKEAASISDIVNRLALAHNEISFRLVNNGKRAVTTYSSDNLLDTIRAIYGKKICDNVISFERHTDLASVHGYVGNAEISRGSRNNQSIFINRRYIKNKLITAAVENAVKSFMMINKFPFFVIFLDMFPEFVDVNVHPTKSEVKFQNEREIFKIVFDTVHEGIKNSIKDSFHVEALKEEEHKLDEIKDDLNTKTDAERPKVSVQIPIDLQNHESYAESKPKAPAYVQDSKFKKIHQKDIIKEVLPDDENYDIIKKTPKFPYIRLIGQFNNTYILGESNDELYIIDQHAAHEKIIFEKYRDKIKNGNVVSQILITPAVVELIPEDFIYYDENKEVFEKAGFTIELFGENTVAIKEVPLFLGKPHVKDLFLEIIDNLKNMGKGETVDVKYRSIATAACKAAVKAYHELTMEEMKALIDDLRFADDPFNCPHGRPTIVKLTVTDFEKKFKRIQ from the coding sequence TTGAGGATAAATGTTTTAAGTGAAGATACCTCGAACAAAATAGCTGCAGGAGAAGTAGTAGAAAGACCGGCATCTGTTGTTAAAGAACTGGTAGAAAACAGTATTGATGCAGGAGCTAAGACTATAAATATAGAGATAGAAAACGGCGGAAGAACATTAATTAAAATATTAGATGATGGAAGCGGAATATATAAAGATGATATTGAAAAGGCCTTTATGCCTCATGCAACAAGTAAAATTTCAAAAATTCAAGATATATATGCTATAAATACATTAGGATTTAGGGGAGAAGCACTCCCAAGTATTGCTGCTGTATCTAAAACTATATTAAAATCCAGAACTAAGGATAATGAATTTGGCAGAGAAATATCTATAAGCGGTGGAAACATTGATTATATAAAAGATTGCGGAACTAATATAGGAACTAATATAGAGGTTAGGGACTTATTTTATAATGTGCCTGCTAGAGCAAAATTTTTAAAATCTCCAGCTAAAGAAGCTGCATCTATATCTGACATAGTAAATAGACTAGCTTTAGCTCATAATGAAATTTCATTTAGACTTGTTAATAACGGTAAAAGAGCAGTTACAACATATTCTTCTGATAATTTATTAGATACTATAAGGGCTATATATGGCAAGAAAATCTGTGACAATGTCATAAGCTTTGAACGCCATACAGATTTGGCATCTGTGCATGGTTACGTTGGAAATGCAGAAATAAGCCGTGGAAGCAGGAATAATCAAAGTATATTTATAAATAGACGATATATAAAAAATAAGCTTATAACTGCTGCAGTTGAAAACGCTGTTAAATCCTTTATGATGATAAATAAGTTCCCTTTCTTTGTAATATTTCTTGATATGTTTCCTGAATTTGTAGATGTAAATGTGCATCCTACAAAATCCGAGGTAAAATTTCAAAATGAAAGAGAAATATTTAAAATTGTTTTTGACACTGTGCATGAGGGGATTAAAAACAGTATAAAAGACTCTTTTCATGTAGAAGCTTTAAAGGAAGAAGAACATAAACTTGATGAAATTAAAGATGATTTAAATACAAAAACTGATGCTGAAAGGCCCAAAGTATCAGTGCAGATACCAATTGACTTACAAAATCATGAAAGTTATGCTGAAAGCAAGCCCAAAGCTCCTGCCTATGTTCAGGATAGCAAATTCAAGAAAATACACCAAAAGGATATAATTAAAGAAGTTTTACCAGATGACGAAAATTATGATATAATTAAAAAGACACCAAAATTTCCGTATATTAGATTAATAGGACAATTTAATAATACATACATTTTAGGTGAAAGTAATGATGAGCTATATATAATAGATCAGCATGCTGCTCATGAAAAAATAATATTTGAGAAGTACAGAGATAAAATTAAAAATGGCAATGTAGTATCTCAAATATTGATTACACCTGCTGTAGTAGAGCTTATACCAGAGGATTTTATATATTATGATGAAAATAAAGAGGTTTTTGAGAAAGCTGGTTTTACCATTGAACTTTTTGGCGAAAATACAGTTGCTATTAAAGAAGTTCCTTTGTTTTTAGGAAAACCTCACGTAAAAGATTTATTTTTAGAAATAATAGATAATTTAAAAAATATGGGAAAAGGCGAAACAGTAGATGTAAAATACAGGAGTATTGCAACAGCAGCCTGTAAAGCAGCAGTAAAAGCGTATCATGAACTTACTATGGAAGAAATGAAGGCACTTATAGATGATTTGAGATTTGCTGATGATCCATTTAATTGTCCTCATGGAAGACCAACTATTGTAAAGTTAACTGTAACTGATTTTGAAAAGAAATTTAAAAGAATTCAATAA
- the miaA gene encoding tRNA (adenosine(37)-N6)-dimethylallyltransferase MiaA, with translation MDDLLIIAGPTAVGKTDISIKVAEKIGGEIISADSMQIYKYMDIGSAKIRKDEMKGIKHHLIDVVEPNEDFSVAKFKDIAQETINDIKDRKKYPMLVGGTGLYINSIICNYDFTGVYKDCEYRSYLKKLADEKGKEYVHEMLKDVDNESYKKLYPNDLKRVIRALEVYKVTNKTISQINSDVDLYDIPYNIHYFVLNMNRQKLYERINLRVDKMIEKGLVREVIKLRDMGYNSNMQSMKGIGYKEILSYLDGNITLNEAVELIKKGSRHYAKRQLTWFRKDKRAVWLDKDMYKNDDEVVFKILSSIKEN, from the coding sequence ATGGATGATTTGCTCATTATAGCAGGACCTACTGCCGTAGGAAAAACTGATATATCTATAAAAGTTGCGGAGAAAATAGGCGGAGAAATAATATCTGCTGATTCAATGCAGATATATAAATATATGGATATAGGTTCTGCTAAAATAAGAAAAGATGAAATGAAGGGCATTAAACATCATTTAATAGATGTAGTAGAACCAAATGAGGATTTCAGTGTTGCTAAATTTAAAGATATTGCGCAAGAAACTATTAATGATATAAAAGATAGAAAAAAGTATCCTATGCTTGTTGGGGGTACGGGATTATATATAAATTCTATAATATGTAATTATGATTTCACAGGAGTTTACAAGGATTGCGAATACAGGTCTTATTTAAAAAAACTTGCTGATGAAAAAGGAAAAGAATATGTGCATGAAATGCTTAAAGATGTTGACAATGAATCATATAAAAAATTGTATCCTAATGATCTGAAAAGAGTTATTAGAGCCCTTGAGGTTTATAAAGTTACGAACAAGACTATAAGTCAAATAAATAGTGATGTAGATTTGTATGATATACCGTACAATATTCATTATTTTGTATTAAATATGAATAGGCAAAAGCTTTATGAAAGAATAAATTTAAGGGTAGATAAAATGATTGAAAAAGGTCTTGTTCGCGAAGTTATAAAATTGAGGGATATGGGATATAATTCAAATATGCAGTCAATGAAGGGAATAGGTTATAAGGAAATACTTTCTTATCTTGACGGTAATATCACACTTAATGAAGCTGTAGAACTTATTAAAAAGGGAAGCAGGCATTATGCCAAAAGACAGCTTACATGGTTTAGAAAAGACAAAAGGGCAGTGTGGTTAGACAAAGATATGTATAAAAATGATGATGAGGTAGTTTTTAAAATTCTATCTTCTATAAAAGAAAATTAA
- the hfq gene encoding RNA chaperone Hfq, producing MNNKSTNNLQDIFLNSARKNKVPVAIHLTNGFQLRGNVKGFDNFTVILDSDGKQMMIYKHAVSTVTPLRPMTFSQDQHDEE from the coding sequence ATGAATAACAAGTCAACGAACAATTTGCAGGATATATTTTTAAATAGTGCAAGAAAAAATAAGGTGCCTGTTGCAATTCATTTGACAAACGGATTTCAATTAAGAGGTAATGTTAAAGGATTTGATAATTTTACTGTAATACTTGATAGTGATGGAAAACAGATGATGATATATAAACATGCGGTATCTACTGTAACTCCTTTGAGACCAATGACATTTAGTCAAGATCAACATGATGAAGAATAA
- a CDS encoding aminotransferase class I/II-fold pyridoxal phosphate-dependent enzyme, producing MLEITRKTLMDEYGITKEVFDLYERALNDVEGEFKYYNEIREYNQLKVLKAFKKARISESHFTYSSGYGYNDIGRDSLDKVYADIFHTESAFVRPHFVNGTHAIGAALFGNLRPGDTMISICGMPYDTLHDIIGIGDSKKVGSLKEYGVNHKIVDLKNGKIDVETVKRELKEDKSIKLVHIQRSTGYGWRKSLSIKEMSEIIKAIRTVNENVIVFVDNCYGEFVEDKEPTDVGADIIAGSLIKNIGGGIATTGGYIAGKKEYVEQATYRVTVPGIGGECGSTFGVMRQFYEGLFMAPHVAIEAVKGAVFCARIMELCGFDVLPKYNDRRTDIIQAIKFNDEKKLIDFIKGIQYASPVDSFVECEPWDMPGYEDKVIMAAGTFVQGASIELSADAPIRKPFIGYLQGGLNFDHAKLGILVALSNLMKKSYK from the coding sequence ATGCTAGAAATTACACGAAAAACACTTATGGATGAATACGGAATAACTAAAGAGGTATTTGATTTGTATGAAAGAGCTCTTAATGATGTTGAGGGTGAATTTAAGTATTATAATGAAATTAGAGAATATAATCAGCTCAAAGTTTTAAAAGCTTTTAAAAAAGCGAGAATAAGTGAATCACATTTTACATATTCAAGTGGATATGGATATAATGATATAGGTAGAGATTCCTTAGATAAAGTATATGCGGATATATTTCATACGGAGAGTGCTTTTGTAAGACCACATTTTGTCAACGGAACGCATGCAATAGGAGCTGCCTTATTTGGCAACTTAAGGCCCGGAGATACAATGATATCTATATGTGGTATGCCATATGATACTCTACATGATATAATTGGTATAGGAGATTCTAAAAAAGTAGGATCACTTAAGGAATATGGGGTAAATCATAAGATAGTTGACCTTAAAAATGGTAAAATAGATGTGGAAACCGTTAAAAGAGAGCTTAAAGAGGATAAAAGCATAAAATTAGTTCATATTCAACGTTCTACAGGTTATGGATGGAGAAAATCCTTAAGTATAAAAGAGATGTCTGAAATAATTAAAGCTATAAGAACAGTTAATGAAAATGTAATAGTCTTTGTTGACAATTGTTATGGTGAATTTGTAGAAGATAAAGAACCTACAGATGTTGGTGCAGATATTATAGCAGGATCTTTAATTAAGAATATTGGTGGAGGAATAGCTACAACTGGAGGATATATAGCTGGAAAAAAAGAATATGTAGAGCAAGCAACCTATAGGGTTACAGTGCCTGGAATAGGGGGAGAGTGCGGCTCAACTTTCGGAGTTATGAGACAGTTCTATGAAGGCCTATTTATGGCACCTCATGTGGCAATTGAAGCTGTTAAAGGTGCAGTATTCTGTGCAAGAATAATGGAGCTTTGTGGCTTTGATGTTCTTCCTAAGTATAACGATAGAAGAACTGATATAATACAAGCTATTAAGTTTAATGATGAGAAAAAATTGATTGATTTTATAAAAGGAATACAGTATGCATCTCCAGTTGATTCATTTGTAGAGTGTGAACCATGGGATATGCCTGGATATGAGGATAAAGTAATAATGGCAGCTGGTACTTTTGTCCAAGGAGCATCTATAGAATTATCAGCTGATGCGCCTATAAGAAAACCATTCATAGGATATTTGCAGGGTGGACTCAATTTTGATCATGCAAAGCTTGGAATACTTGTAGCACTTTCTAATTTAATGAAAAAATCATATAAATAG
- the lexA gene encoding transcriptional repressor LexA, whose amino-acid sequence MSKETKRDVQSEIYDFIRSEVINKGYPPSVREICKQVGLSSTSTVHGHLSRLEKKGLIKRDPTKPRAIELLRDPVSKREMIDIPIVGKVQAGQPILAVENIEDYLTIPLNFVRNNNELFILKISGSSMIEAGIYDGDLAIIEKTNYAQNGDIVVALIENDATIKRFFKEKDKIRLQPENHTMDPIIVNSCEILGKLAGIYRRY is encoded by the coding sequence ATGTCAAAAGAAACAAAACGTGATGTTCAATCAGAAATATACGACTTTATTAGATCTGAAGTTATCAATAAAGGTTATCCTCCTTCAGTTAGAGAAATCTGTAAGCAGGTGGGTTTAAGTTCAACTTCAACTGTTCATGGCCATCTTTCAAGGTTAGAGAAAAAAGGACTTATAAAACGTGATCCTACAAAACCTAGGGCTATAGAACTATTAAGAGATCCTGTATCTAAAAGAGAAATGATTGATATTCCAATAGTGGGTAAAGTTCAAGCTGGTCAGCCAATTCTTGCTGTAGAAAATATAGAAGATTATCTTACCATTCCTTTGAATTTTGTAAGAAATAATAATGAACTTTTCATATTAAAAATAAGCGGCAGCAGCATGATTGAAGCTGGAATTTATGATGGTGATTTAGCTATAATAGAAAAAACAAATTATGCTCAAAATGGCGATATTGTTGTAGCTTTAATAGAAAATGATGCTACAATAAAAAGGTTTTTTAAAGAAAAAGATAAAATAAGACTCCAACCAGAAAATCATACTATGGATCCAATTATAGTGAATAGCTGTGAAATACTCGGAAAATTAGCTGGTATTTATAGAAGATATTAA
- a CDS encoding tyrosine recombinase XerC codes for MKYSLKQVYDNEIPHSLSSFLIYLKTIRGKSENTIYNYKMDLIVFFRFLKLYRGLAKNMDFDDIIINDIDNTFLNSITLEDLFAFISFTEEFRNNGSYARARKVASLKSFFKYLSGKAKILKENPAVELESPKIPKRNPIYLTLEESEKLLNSIDGAFKARDYCIMVLFLNCGLRLSELVSINISKIKEDTLTIVGKGNKERTIYLNNMCLKAINDYLPIRNKKAAEIKPEDKDALFISRKLSRINQRTIEMMVKKYALKAGLDYNKLTPHKLRHTAATLMYKYGNVDIRSLQQILGHESVSTTQIYTHVDDENLREAVKSNPLNNI; via the coding sequence ATGAAATATTCTTTAAAGCAAGTATATGATAATGAAATACCGCACTCTTTAAGTAGCTTTTTAATCTATCTCAAAACTATTAGGGGGAAATCTGAAAACACTATTTACAATTATAAAATGGATTTAATAGTTTTCTTTAGATTTCTCAAATTATATAGAGGTTTAGCTAAAAATATGGACTTCGATGATATTATTATAAATGATATAGATAATACATTTTTGAATTCTATAACTTTAGAAGATCTATTTGCATTTATAAGTTTTACAGAGGAATTTAGAAATAATGGTAGCTATGCCAGAGCTAGAAAAGTTGCCTCTTTAAAATCATTTTTTAAGTATCTTTCCGGTAAAGCTAAAATATTAAAAGAAAATCCAGCAGTTGAGCTTGAATCTCCTAAAATTCCTAAACGAAATCCTATATATTTAACTCTTGAAGAAAGTGAAAAACTTTTAAATTCTATAGACGGAGCCTTTAAAGCAAGAGATTATTGCATTATGGTTTTATTTTTAAACTGTGGCCTTAGATTATCTGAGCTCGTAAGTATAAATATTTCTAAAATAAAAGAAGATACTTTGACTATTGTAGGTAAAGGAAACAAAGAACGAACCATTTATTTAAATAATATGTGTTTAAAAGCAATAAATGATTATCTCCCTATTAGAAATAAAAAGGCAGCCGAAATAAAACCTGAAGATAAAGATGCTCTTTTTATAAGTAGAAAATTATCAAGAATAAACCAAAGAACTATCGAAATGATGGTTAAAAAATATGCTCTTAAAGCAGGCTTAGATTATAATAAGCTAACGCCACATAAGTTAAGGCATACAGCTGCTACTCTCATGTACAAATATGGGAATGTCGATATAAGAAGCCTTCAACAAATTCTTGGCCACGAAAGTGTGTCTACCACTCAAATATATACGCATGTTGACGATGAAAATTTACGAGAAGCTGTAAAATCAAATCCACTTAATAATATTTAG
- a CDS encoding aminoglycoside adenylyltransferase domain-containing protein codes for MDYKSVLNKIVKAYRHILGNNLVGIYVHGSIAFGCFNWNKSDIDFLVVTNKVPSLQEKVDMIQTLLNLENQTTKKGFEMSVVLERHCNKFIYPTPFELHFSNAHIQKCKNDLTQYCADMNGTDKDLAAHFIVTKAVGVVLYGKDIASVFGEVNKAYYLDSIKSDIADSEDDIEKNPVYVILNLCRVCAFIKNDLILSKEQGGEWGIENIPKIYIPIVKSALKNYCDDEDLLLDKDLAKKFAAYMKSEIFISD; via the coding sequence ATGGATTATAAAAGTGTGTTAAATAAAATTGTTAAAGCTTATAGGCATATACTTGGAAATAATCTAGTAGGGATATATGTGCATGGTTCTATTGCATTCGGATGTTTTAACTGGAATAAAAGTGATATAGATTTCCTGGTTGTTACAAATAAAGTACCATCTTTGCAGGAAAAAGTAGATATGATTCAAACCTTACTTAACTTAGAAAATCAAACCACAAAAAAGGGATTTGAAATGAGTGTAGTGTTAGAAAGGCATTGTAATAAATTTATATATCCAACTCCATTTGAATTACATTTTTCTAATGCTCATATACAGAAATGCAAAAATGATCTAACACAATATTGTGCAGATATGAATGGAACAGATAAAGATCTGGCAGCTCATTTCATTGTTACTAAAGCAGTTGGAGTTGTATTGTATGGAAAAGATATTGCTTCTGTCTTTGGAGAGGTCAACAAGGCTTATTACCTTGATAGTATTAAATCTGATATAGCTGATTCAGAAGATGATATTGAGAAAAATCCGGTATATGTCATTCTTAACCTATGTCGAGTATGTGCATTTATTAAAAATGATCTCATCCTTTCCAAAGAGCAGGGAGGGGAATGGGGAATAGAAAATATACCCAAAATTTATATTCCGATAGTAAAATCAGCCTTGAAAAATTATTGTGATGATGAAGATTTGTTATTAGATAAAGATTTGGCAAAAAAATTTGCTGCATATATGAAAAGTGAAATATTTATTAGTGATTAA
- the metA gene encoding homoserine O-acetyltransferase MetA has product MPIRIPDNLPAAKTLNEENIFFMHENRAYHQDIRPLNILILNLMPTKIVTETQILRLLGNSPLQVNPTFIHTKTHKSQNTSEEHLIKFYETFNDIKNEKFDGMIVTGAPVETLPFEEVDYWEELCKIFDWAAENVTSTIYICWGAQAGLYHYYGIPKYDLKEKLFGVFKHTITNTKQNINLTRGFDDEFYAPHSRHTTVKKEDVEKIENLNILAESEEAGVYIVASKNGKQIFVMGHSEYDRDTLNSEYVRDKNQGLDIKIPKNYFKDDDPAKGPKITWRGHANLLFSNWLNYYVYQETPYEL; this is encoded by the coding sequence ATGCCTATAAGAATACCCGATAATCTTCCGGCAGCAAAAACTTTAAATGAAGAAAATATATTTTTTATGCACGAGAATAGAGCATATCATCAGGATATAAGACCTCTTAATATTCTTATATTAAATCTTATGCCTACAAAAATTGTTACAGAAACGCAGATACTGCGCCTTCTTGGAAATTCGCCTCTTCAGGTTAATCCTACTTTTATTCATACAAAAACACATAAATCTCAAAATACATCTGAAGAGCATTTAATTAAATTTTACGAAACCTTTAATGATATTAAAAACGAAAAGTTTGATGGAATGATAGTTACCGGTGCTCCAGTTGAAACTCTCCCTTTCGAAGAGGTAGATTACTGGGAAGAACTATGTAAAATCTTCGATTGGGCCGCTGAAAATGTAACATCTACTATATATATATGCTGGGGTGCGCAGGCTGGTCTCTATCATTATTATGGTATCCCTAAATATGATCTCAAAGAAAAACTTTTTGGAGTATTTAAACATACTATTACAAATACAAAGCAAAACATAAATTTAACAAGAGGTTTTGATGATGAATTTTATGCGCCTCACTCAAGACATACTACTGTAAAAAAAGAGGACGTTGAAAAGATAGAAAATTTAAATATTTTAGCGGAATCAGAAGAGGCAGGTGTCTATATAGTTGCCTCAAAAAATGGCAAGCAGATATTTGTAATGGGGCATTCTGAATACGATAGGGATACCTTAAATTCGGAATATGTCCGTGACAAAAATCAAGGTCTTGATATAAAAATTCCTAAAAATTATTTTAAGGATGATGATCCGGCTAAAGGTCCTAAAATTACATGGAGAGGTCATGCTAATTTACTATTTTCAAACTGGCTTAATTATTATGTATATCAGGAAACACCGTATGAATTGTAA